Proteins encoded in a region of the Prunus persica cultivar Lovell chromosome G4, Prunus_persica_NCBIv2, whole genome shotgun sequence genome:
- the LOC18780866 gene encoding ABC transporter G family member 5: MKKQGSEIEAVGISYKIHTHNNSNNNNRSDQKNPFKILSQNQRQPLDHQKQAKVAVAVEDDDHDILVAGAGSEGGGRGGVGQVLKDVNLRARPWEILAIVGPSGAGKSSLLEILAGKITPQTGSMFVNQKPVDKAQFKKVSGYVTQKDTLFPLLTVEETLMFSAKLRLRVPPAQLSARVKALIQELGLSQVAQARVGDDRVRGISGGERRRVSIGVDVIHDPEVLILDEPTSGLDSTSALQIIDMLKSMAETRGRTVILSIHQPGFRIVKLFNSIVLLANGSVLHHGTVDQLGLNLRLMGLELPLHVNLVEFAMDSIETIQKHYQQQHRQHHNTAEGEGEGEGETSPSGKLTLQQLFQESNKEQSPNKVNNLHHEEMGINNKPNQDSPDFANSRLQETIILTHRFSKNIFRTKELFACRTIQMLVSGLVLGSIFYDLKHDLTGAEERVGLFAFILTFLLSCTTEALPIFLQEREILMKETSCGSYRVSSYAIANGLVYLPFLLILAILFTVPLYWLVGLNPNFMAFFHFLLLIWLILYTANSVVVCFSALVPNFIVGNSVIAGVMGSFFLFSGYFISKHGIPSYWIFMHYISLFKYPFEGFLVNEFSNSDKCLEYFFGKCMVTGEDVLRDAGYEEESRWRNVVVMVCFILVYRFMSYVILRCRCSQRGLKPAFLL, translated from the coding sequence ATGAAGAAACAAGGCAGTGAGATAGAGGCAGTAGGCATCAGCTACAAgattcacacacacaacaacagcaacaacaacaacagatCAGATCAGAAGAACCCTTTTAAGATCTTGAGCCAGAATCAACGCCAACCGCTTGATCATCAGAAGCAAGCAAAAGTAGCAGTGGCagttgaagatgatgatcatgATATTCTGGTTGCAGGTGCAGGTTCTGAGGGAGGAGGACGAGGAGGAGTTGGACAAGTGCTAAAGGATGTGAACTTGCGAGCAAGGCCATGGGAAATCCTAGCCATTGTGGGTCCAAGCGGAGCTGGAAAATCATCTCTCCTCGAGATTCTCGCAGGCAAAATCACACCACAAACCGGTTCAATGTTTGTGAACCAAAAGCCAGTGGACAAAGCTCAGTTCAAGAAGGTTTCTGGGTACGTGACACAAAAGGACACCTTATTTCCTTTGCTCACGGTGGAAGAAACCCTAATGTTTAGCGCCAAGCTAAGGCTGAGAGTCCCTCCAGCTCAGCTCAGCGCCCGGGTGAAGGCCCTAATCCAAGAGCTGGGCCTCAGTCAAGTGGCCCAGGCTCGAGTCGGAGACGACAGAGTTCGGGGGATTTCCGGTGGAGAGAGGAGGCGGGTTTCGATCGGAGTGGACGTGATCCATGATCCGGAAGTGCTCATCCTGGATGAGCCAACTTCCGGACTGGACAGCACCTCTGCGCTTCAGATCATTGATATGCTGAAGAGCATGGCTGAAACCCGGGGCAGAACCGTAATTTTGAGTATTCATCAGCCCGGGTTCAGAATTGTAAAGCTGTTCAATTCAATTGTGCTGCTGGCTAACGGCTCGGTGCTCCACCATGGCACTGTGGATCAGCTGGGCCTGAATTTAAGACTCATGGGATTGGAGCTTCCTCTCCATGTCAACCTCGTTGAGTTCGCCATGGACTCCATCGAAACCATTCAAAAACATTATCAACAACAACATCGTCAACATCATAACACAGCGGAAGGAGAAGGCGAAGGCGAAGGCGAGACGAGTCCTAGTGGTAAGTTGACACTGCAACAGCTCTTTCAGGAGTCTAACAAGGAACAATCTCCCAATAAGGTAAATAATCTCCACCACGAAGAAATGGGAATCAACAATAAACCCAACCAAGATTCTCCAGACTTTGCGAATTCGAGATTGCAAGAAACCATCATTTTGACTCACAGATTCTCCAAAAACATCTTCCGGACAAAGGAGCTGTTTGCCTGCCGCACCATTCAAATGCTCGTCTCTGGTTTAGTTTTGGGCTCCATCTTTTATGACCTCAAACATGATTTAACGGGAGCAGAGGAAAGGGTAGGTCTTTTCGCATTCATCTTAACATTCTTGCTTTCATGCACCACAGAAGCACTGCCAATCTTTCTGCAAGAGAGGGAAATTCTGATGAAGGAGACTTCTTGCGGGAGCTACAGAGTCTCCTCCTACGCCATTGCCAATGGCTTGGTTTATTTGCCATTTCTGCTTATCCTGGCCATCCTATTCACCGTGCCTTTGTACTGGCTTGTTGGGCTCAACCCCAACTTCATGGCCTTCTttcatttccttcttttgaTATGGTTGATATTATACACTGCGAATTCAGTGGTGGTGTGTTTCAGCGCACTCGTGCCAAATTTCATCGTGGGAAACTCCGTCATCGCGGGCGTCATGGGATcgttctttctcttctctggCTACTTCATATCAAAGCATGGGATTCCAAGCTACTGGATTTTCATGCATTACATATCGCTGTTTAAGTATCCGTTCGAAGGGTTTCTGGTGAACGAGTTCTCTAACTCTGATAAGTGCTTGGAGTATTTCTTTGGGAAATGCATGGTCACAGGGGAGGACGTTCTGAGAGATGCAGGGTATGAAGAAGAAAGTAGGTGGAGGAATGTGGTGGTCATGGTGTGCTTCATCTTGGTTTACAGGTTTATGTCTTATGTCATTCTGAGATGCAGATGCTCCCAAAGGGGGCTCAAACcagcttttcttctttaa